One Cryptomeria japonica chromosome 9, Sugi_1.0, whole genome shotgun sequence genomic window carries:
- the LOC131074114 gene encoding metalloendoproteinase 1-MMP-like, translated as MVVAIIMGIQHASRLELKKGDNHGMVAEIKVYLQRLGYNAIAGAKAEKENGLFDERLETAVRVYQSSFNLPVTGFLNAPTIQSLSLPRCGREDAHAPLILLRLIKSKPWNLITRQNKWSSNGSNLTYAISSTICSPILSDHDIQSAIVATFDSLATVVPLSFREVDSLEEAMIKIQFDGDGDGEWVFEFI; from the coding sequence ATGGTGGTGGCAATTATCATGGGCATTCAACATGCTTCTAGGCTGGAGTTGAAAAAAGGCGACAACCATGGGATGGTTGCAGAGATAAAAGTTTATCTTCAAAGGTTAGGTTACAATGCAATTGCAGGGGCGAAAGCGGAGAAGGAGAATGGTCTGTTTGATGAGCGACTGGAAACGGCGGTGAGGGTCTACCAGAGTAGCTTCAACTTGCCAGTCACGGGCTTTCTTAATGCCCCAACAATCCAGAGCCTGAGTCTCCCAAGGTGCGGTCGAGAAGACGCACACGCACCCCTGATTCTGCTTCGCTTGATAAAATCAAAACCGTGGAATCTGATTACAAGGCAGAACAAGTGGAGCAGCAACGGAAGCAACCTCACCTACGCCATCTCCTCCACAATTTGCTCACCCATTCTTTCTGACCACGACATCCAGTCGGCGATTGTTGCGACATTCGACAGTTTGGCGACGGTGGTTCCTCTGAGTTTCAGGGAGGTGGATAGCTTGGAGGAGGCCATGATCAAGATCCAGTTTgacggtgacggtgacggtgaGTGGGTATTCGAGTTCATCTAA